The proteins below come from a single Actinomycetota bacterium genomic window:
- the accC gene encoding acetyl-CoA carboxylase biotin carboxylase subunit codes for MFNKILIANRGEIALRIIRACKELGIATVAVYSEADKESLHVKMADEAVCIGPAQSGLSYLNIPSIISAAELTGAEAVHPGYGFLAENSYFAEVLGSCDLTFIGPTPNAIELMGHKSAAKDKVKEIGVPTIPGSDGKIDDHKEALKFAKKTGYPVIIKASAGGGGRGMRAVQNEAELIDQIKMAETEAKAAFGDSEVYIEKYLEEPRHIEFQILADKFGNVIHLGERDCSIQRRHQKLIEEAPSVALSTKLRKEMGEAAIKIAKAVGYENAGTVEFLLDKHGDFYFMEMNTRVQVEHPVTEAVTGIDIVKEQIRIAAGEKLKHTQGEVKIIGHAIEFRINAEDPTKNFMPQAGDVKLYNPPGGPGVRVDSHLYSGYRVPPYYDSLIAKLIVWGETRDEAIIRSKRVLEEFIVVGIETIVPFHLKVIDNAFFKKGEIYTNFVARRIMED; via the coding sequence TTGTTCAATAAGATACTCATAGCCAATCGCGGCGAGATCGCCCTAAGGATAATAAGGGCCTGCAAGGAGCTGGGGATAGCGACGGTTGCCGTCTACTCTGAGGCCGATAAGGAATCTCTCCACGTAAAGATGGCCGACGAAGCCGTCTGCATCGGACCAGCTCAGAGTGGACTCAGCTACCTAAATATTCCAAGCATCATAAGTGCGGCCGAACTGACCGGAGCTGAAGCGGTTCACCCCGGATACGGATTTTTGGCGGAAAACTCTTACTTTGCCGAAGTTCTTGGCTCATGCGATTTGACCTTCATCGGTCCCACCCCTAACGCCATCGAGCTGATGGGGCACAAGTCTGCGGCCAAAGATAAGGTGAAGGAGATAGGCGTCCCGACGATTCCCGGATCGGACGGCAAGATAGACGATCACAAGGAGGCATTGAAATTTGCCAAAAAGACCGGCTATCCCGTCATCATCAAGGCTTCGGCCGGCGGCGGGGGCAGGGGAATGCGGGCGGTTCAGAATGAGGCCGAGCTCATCGATCAGATCAAGATGGCTGAAACCGAGGCCAAAGCGGCCTTTGGTGACTCCGAAGTCTATATAGAAAAGTACCTAGAGGAGCCGCGTCACATCGAGTTTCAAATACTGGCAGACAAGTTTGGAAACGTCATACACCTTGGCGAGCGGGACTGTTCCATACAGCGCCGTCATCAGAAGCTGATCGAGGAGGCCCCTTCAGTGGCTCTCAGCACAAAGCTCCGCAAGGAGATGGGAGAGGCGGCCATAAAGATCGCCAAGGCCGTCGGCTATGAGAACGCGGGAACGGTAGAATTTCTCCTTGACAAGCATGGAGACTTTTACTTCATGGAGATGAATACGCGCGTCCAGGTAGAACATCCGGTGACCGAGGCTGTGACAGGAATCGATATCGTAAAAGAACAGATCAGGATCGCGGCCGGCGAAAAATTGAAACATACCCAGGGTGAGGTCAAGATAATCGGTCATGCCATCGAATTTCGGATAAATGCCGAAGATCCGACCAAGAACTTCATGCCTCAAGCCGGTGATGTCAAACTTTACAACCCGCCGGGCGGCCCGGGCGTTCGCGTTGATAGCCATCTCTATTCCGGCTATCGGGTTCCTCCCTACTACGATTCACTCATCGCCAAATTGATAGTCTGGGGAGAGACCAGAGACGAGGCCATAATCCGCTCAAAGAGGGTCTTGGAGGAGTTCATAGTGGTCGGCATCGAGACGATCGTACCCTTTCACCTAAAGGTCATAGATAACGCCTTTTTCAAGAAGGGTGAGATATACACCAATTTTGTCGCCCGAAGGATAATGGAGGATTGA